Part of the Pseudarthrobacter sp. L1SW genome, GGCGTCCGCGCCGGCGTCCACAAGGGCTTTTGCGCGGTCCTGGGCTGCTTGGAGGCCATCCGTGGCGCGGATGTCGGTGCGGGCCATGATGAGGAAGTTCGGGTCCCGCCGTGAATCCGCTGCCGCACGGATGCGTTTGGTGGCGGTCTCGAGGTCCACCACGTTCTTGCCGTCCAGGTGGCCGCAGCGCTTGGGGTTGAACTGGTCCTCGATGTGCAGCCCGGCGAGGCCGGCATTCTCGATCTCCTGGACAGTGCGGGCCACGTTCATCGGTTCACCGAACCCGGTGTCGGCATCCACGATCGCGGGCAGGTCCGTCATGCGGGCGATCTGTCCGGCGCGGGTGGCGACTTCGGTGAGGGTGGTCAGGCCGATGTCCGGCAGGCCGAGGTCGTTGGCCAGCACGGCGCCGGAGATGTAAACGCCGGCGAACCCCTTTTCCTCGATGAGCCGGGCCGAGAGGGGGTTGAAGGCTCCGGGGAACTGCTGGATGGTTCCGGAGGCCAGCAGCTCCCGGAACCGGATCCGCTTCTGCTCTGGCGTGGTCTTGGAGTACAGCATCAGAAGAGGCCCTTCGGCGCGGCCGCGAAGTCGATGACCCCCGGTGCCGCAGTGATGTTCAGCTGGTCCAGCTCACCGGCGGCGAGTTCCGGGAGGCGTTCGACGGCGGCCAGGAACCTTTCGATTTCGGCCTCCTCCACGAGTCCGGCGGCGAGGGTGCGGAACTTGTTGACGTACTGCTCGCGGCCGAAGGGCCGGGCGCCGAGCGGGTGTGCATCCGCCACGGCGATCTCGTCCGTGATCACGGTGCCGTCCGCCAGGGTGATCTCCACGGAACCGCCGAAGGCCTTCTCGGCAATGTCCAGGGAGTGGTAGCGCCGCGTCCACTCGGGATCTTCCTCGGTGCTCACCTTCTGCCACAGGTCCACCGTGTCCGGCCGGGCGGCGCGTTCGGGGGCGTAGGAGTCCACGTGGTGCCACGCCCCATCCTGCAGCGCCACGGTAAAGATGTACGGGATGGAGTGGTCCAGGGTTTCCCGGCTGGCCTTGGGATCGTACTTCTGCGGATCGTTGGCGCCGGAGCCAATGACGTAGTGCGTGTGGTGGCTCGTTTTGATCAGTACGGACTTCACGTTCGCAGGATCGGTGGCTTCCGGGTGCTCACGGTTGAGCTTCCGGGCGAGGTCGATCCACGCCTGGGCCTGGTACTCGGCGGAATGTTCCTTGGTGTAGGTGTCCAGGATGGCGCGCTTGGCTTCCCCCGCCTCCGGCAGGGGGACCAGGTAGGACGCGTCCGGGCCGTCCAGCATCCACGCGATCACGCCGTCCTCGCCCTCGTAAATGGGAACCGGGGAGGTCTGGCCGCGCATGGCACGGTCCGCCGCCTCTACCGCCATCTTCCCGGCGAAGGCAGGAGCATGCGCCTTCCAGGTGGAGATCTCGCCCTTCCGCGACTGCCGCGTGGCGGTGGTGGTGTGCAGTGCCTGGCCGACGGACTGGAAGATGGTTTCGACGTCGAGCCCCAGCAGGGTGCCGATACCCGCCGCTGCCGACGGGCCAAGGTGGGCGACGTGGTCGATCTTGTGCTTGTGCAGGCAGATGGCCTTGACCAGGTTCACCTGGATCTCGTACCCGGTGGCGATGCCCCTCACGAGGTCGTGTCCGCTGGCTCCGGTGTGCTGGGCAACCGCAAGGATCGGCGGGATGTTGTCCCCCGGGTGTGAATAGTCGGCGGCCAGGAAGGTGTCGTGGTAGTCCAGTTCGCGCACCGCCACCCCGTTGGCCCACGCCGCCCATTCGGGGGAAACGCGCTCGCCGATACCAAAGACCTTGGCTCCCTGGCCGCCCGTGCTGGGACCATGGGCCAGGGCCTGGGCCCGGGCCGCCACGATGGGGCCGCGGTTCAAGGACGCGATGGCCACCGATGCGTTGTCGATCACCCGGTTGATCACCATGTCCGTGACCTCGTCGGTGACGGCGACGGGATCGGTGGCAACCTTGGCGATCTTGTAGGCGAGCTGCTCTTCGCGGGGCAGGTTCTCCTCGCTCTTGTAAACGCGGACGTGGTGTTCCTTAACCATGGTGCTCCTTGTCATGAGGCGTGTGCGTGTTTTTGACGTGTGAAAGGCTTCTGTGCAGGTGGAGGGTGGTGGCTGCCTCGGCCAGCCGGGGATTGCCGAGGGCTATCGCTTCAGCGATGGCCGCATGCTCGGCCGCGGCGGCAGTGAGCCGCTGTGCGTCATCCGCGGCCAGCCTGCGCACCCGGACCAGGTGCACGCGCAGTCCGCGCATGGACTGGGCCAGGTAGGAGTTGGAGGCAGCAGCGTCGATCGCCGCGTCGAGGCGCCCCGCGAGGTCGTAATAGGCGTGGCGGCCCGGATCGCTGCCGTCGATGAGGGCCGGTGCTTCCAGGAGTTCCTTCTGCAGCTGCAGAAAGACGGCAGAGTCGCCGCGTTCGGCGGCCAGGGCGGCGGCTTTGCACTCCAGCGTTTCGCGGAGCTCGAACAGTTCGTCGATGTCGTCGAGTGAAACATCGGTGACGACGACGCCGCGGCTGCCTGCCGTCGTCGTCAGCCCTTCCGCCGTCAGCCGGCTCAGCGCCTCCCGAAGCGGGGTGCGCGAGACACCAAGGCGTTCCGACTGCTCCACCTCTGCCAGAACGGTCCCCGGCAGGAGGCGCCACTCCGTGATGTCATCACGCAGCGCTTCATAAGCCCTGTCGCTGGCGCGCATCCTTGCCTCCTTCGATGGTTTGCCTCTCCAGTGTATACAGAAGAGCGCAAAAAGCCACAGGTCCGCGGATCTAGACCCTACACTTCTTGACGAGTGTATACATTGCCCTTGTTTTCCCTCCAACGGGCGGGCTAGCATGGCGTCATCACAATGTCGTGGATGGGATGCACTTTTATGGTCACCAACAGCTATCGGGACACGTACGAACAAAGCCTCCGGGAGCCGGAGGAGTTCTGGCTCAGCACCGCCGGCAAGGTTTCCTGGTCAACGGAACCCCAGCGCGCCCTGGATTCAGGTAACGCTCCGCTGTACGGCTGGTTTCCGGACGGCGTCC contains:
- a CDS encoding GntR family transcriptional regulator, with the protein product MRASDRAYEALRDDITEWRLLPGTVLAEVEQSERLGVSRTPLREALSRLTAEGLTTTAGSRGVVVTDVSLDDIDELFELRETLECKAAALAAERGDSAVFLQLQKELLEAPALIDGSDPGRHAYYDLAGRLDAAIDAAASNSYLAQSMRGLRVHLVRVRRLAADDAQRLTAAAAEHAAIAEAIALGNPRLAEAATTLHLHRSLSHVKNTHTPHDKEHHG
- the prpB gene encoding methylisocitrate lyase, whose protein sequence is MLYSKTTPEQKRIRFRELLASGTIQQFPGAFNPLSARLIEEKGFAGVYISGAVLANDLGLPDIGLTTLTEVATRAGQIARMTDLPAIVDADTGFGEPMNVARTVQEIENAGLAGLHIEDQFNPKRCGHLDGKNVVDLETATKRIRAAADSRRDPNFLIMARTDIRATDGLQAAQDRAKALVDAGADAIFPEAMATLDEFQAIRDAVDVPILANMTEFGKSELFTVDQLAGVGVNMVIYPVTLLRSAMGAAERTLDSIKAEGTQEAQVGSMLTRARLYDLVDYEAYNRFDTGVFNFQVPGKH
- a CDS encoding MmgE/PrpD family protein; its protein translation is MVKEHHVRVYKSEENLPREEQLAYKIAKVATDPVAVTDEVTDMVINRVIDNASVAIASLNRGPIVAARAQALAHGPSTGGQGAKVFGIGERVSPEWAAWANGVAVRELDYHDTFLAADYSHPGDNIPPILAVAQHTGASGHDLVRGIATGYEIQVNLVKAICLHKHKIDHVAHLGPSAAAGIGTLLGLDVETIFQSVGQALHTTTATRQSRKGEISTWKAHAPAFAGKMAVEAADRAMRGQTSPVPIYEGEDGVIAWMLDGPDASYLVPLPEAGEAKRAILDTYTKEHSAEYQAQAWIDLARKLNREHPEATDPANVKSVLIKTSHHTHYVIGSGANDPQKYDPKASRETLDHSIPYIFTVALQDGAWHHVDSYAPERAARPDTVDLWQKVSTEEDPEWTRRYHSLDIAEKAFGGSVEITLADGTVITDEIAVADAHPLGARPFGREQYVNKFRTLAAGLVEEAEIERFLAAVERLPELAAGELDQLNITAAPGVIDFAAAPKGLF